The Tepidisphaeraceae bacterium sequence GATGAGACTTATAATAACCGATAAATAGCGAGGATGGCCCACCAAAATTCGTATGCATTTCCATTGACAAATTATGTCTATAATGTAGAATATGGGCATGGCAACCGTGCTGCTGAACAACGAAGCCCGCGAGGAATTGGACGCATTGCCGATCAAGATTCACGGGCGGGTTTTGGAGGTCATCGAGCGGTTAGCGAAGTGGCCAGCCGTGAGCGGGGCAAAGCCCCTGCGTCACGGGCTGGCAGGCCAGTACCGCGTC is a genomic window containing:
- a CDS encoding type II toxin-antitoxin system RelE/ParE family toxin, which codes for MATVLLNNEAREELDALPIKIHGRVLEVIERLAKWPAVSGAKPLRHGLAGQYRVRTGDYRVQFTVKGDVVTIVKIGKRDGFYED